In Halovulum dunhuangense, one genomic interval encodes:
- a CDS encoding DUF6150 family protein yields MTRVFAVPNPNYANITVEVIQSRALADLLVYRNDKAVSEAHDESIWTFVEQRQNAHIAVYFTHEGRGMAHLRIAYVPNATLAGWMKHHRLRGRLNRRHPELALG; encoded by the coding sequence GACGCGTGTCTTCGCCGTACCCAATCCCAACTATGCCAACATCACGGTCGAAGTCATCCAGTCGCGCGCGCTGGCGGACCTGCTGGTCTATCGCAACGACAAGGCGGTGTCCGAGGCGCATGACGAGTCGATCTGGACCTTTGTCGAACAGCGCCAGAACGCGCATATCGCCGTGTATTTCACCCATGAGGGGCGGGGCATGGCGCATCTGCGCATCGCCTATGTTCCGAACGCGACGCTTGCCGGCTGGATGAAGCATCATCGCCTGCGTGGCAGGCTGAACCGGCGCCACCCGGAGCTGGCGCTGGGCTGA
- the idi gene encoding isopentenyl-diphosphate Delta-isomerase, which yields MTDLIPAWIEGKLEPVDKLEVHRRGLRHPAISVFVMDGEQTLIQRRALGKYHTPGLWANACCTHPAWGEDMAACALRRLREELGIEGLTPLPRDTVEYRADVGNGLTEHEVVSIFVVEGRPPLDPDPSEVMDTAWITLDALRERIAATPELFTPWLRIYLDRHADQIFGALA from the coding sequence ATGACGGACCTGATCCCCGCCTGGATCGAGGGAAAGCTCGAACCCGTCGACAAGCTGGAGGTGCACCGCCGCGGGCTGCGCCACCCGGCGATATCGGTCTTTGTCATGGATGGCGAGCAGACGCTGATCCAGCGCCGCGCGCTGGGCAAGTACCACACGCCCGGACTCTGGGCGAATGCCTGCTGCACGCATCCCGCCTGGGGCGAGGACATGGCCGCCTGCGCGCTGCGCCGCCTGCGCGAGGAACTGGGGATCGAGGGGCTGACACCCCTGCCCCGCGACACGGTCGAATACCGCGCCGACGTCGGCAACGGCCTGACCGAGCACGAGGTGGTCAGCATCTTCGTGGTCGAGGGCAGGCCCCCGCTCGACCCCGACCCGTCGGAGGTGATGGATACCGCCTGGATCACGCTGGATGCGCTGCGCGAGCGGATCGCAGCCACGCCCGAACTGTTCACGCCCTGGTTGCGCATCTACCTGGACCGCCACGCCGACCAGATCTTCGGCGCGCTGGCCTGA